CCTGGGTATGAAAGGTAATGCCAAACAATGGAGGTGTAGATGGTCAACACTGTTAAATGGAGGCCGATGAAAGCCAAATCTGTCAtacagaaaaataatttcttaattaaactTGTTCTTGGAGTAAAGTTTCAGTGCAAAGTAAACGAGCTTCATAGTAATCTGGcatgttttatttaaagtatGATGCATGCTTATGACTCCCTTGGCATTTCTTCAAAAACTTTTTCTACTCAGGGCCACTACTTCATTTGTTGCTCATAGCTACACTCAAATGTAAATTAACAAATCATCTAAATTATGCATTGGTCACCACACATAAATCAgaccaaaaacatataaatcacGGCATAGGTGCTTTCATGCATGGACCAGTACCTGTAATCCTTTGACTGAGGTGCATCTTGGTGTAGTAGTGTTTTCCCCACATTCAACATGTGATTTACTAGAAAATACAGATAGGTAACCATTGGTTAGCCACGAGACAAGTGACAAAAGAATATATCATGCGCTAGCTCAAACTTCGAAGTTCAGTCTAATGAACTGCTGTATTGAATGTTCTTTACCCAAAGAATAATCTTCATCTCTCTTCTGGAGATCATTGACAGTTGGAATGTGCTCCACAGGAATCACCAAGAAATGCCTACCATGAGGCAAACCCAAAGGAACATTTTacgaaaatattaaaagaatttagCAAGAAGAGTAAGTGAGGAGACAAATTGGCACCAAACACTCATACAAGATCACCCCAAACAACGCTAAAAGAACTACTGAAAGAAACAAGATAGATACTTGCTATAGAACAAACACATGTCTCCtgtgtttaatgtgtttggcaTTAACtttgtatttgataaaaaaaacacgcTTCAACAAAAGAAACTGTCTTTAAAACCAAACGACAACCAAAACAAAGTTTCATAAACACAACGCCAGTAAAGTCAATCTGGAATTTAAAAGGTTTAGAATCCCCTTGCGCTGTCTGTCCGAGATCAGGACTCCTACTAGTTTGCTATATCATCATTTCATATGAATGCCCATGTTTGCATCCATCAATCAAGAGATTACgagcacaaaaaataaacatatcatAATGATTAAATCTTAAGCAGCcagaattataaaa
This region of Populus alba chromosome 3, ASM523922v2, whole genome shotgun sequence genomic DNA includes:
- the LOC118062932 gene encoding bifunctional adenosine 5'-phosphosulfate phosphorylase/adenylylsulfatase HINT4 isoform X3, encoding MEGATASCIFCQIATKSASTTLLHSDDKVVAFQDINPSAFRHFLVIPVEHIPTVNDLQKRDEDYSLVNHMLNVGKTLLHQDAPQSKDYRFGFHRPPFNSVDHLHLHCLALPFIPRDWTDGNM
- the LOC118062932 gene encoding bifunctional adenosine 5'-phosphosulfate phosphorylase/adenylylsulfatase HINT4 isoform X1; translated protein: MEGATASCIFCQIATKSASTTLLHSDDKVVAFQDINPSAFRHFLVIPVEHIPTVNDLQKRDEDYSLVNHMLNVGKTLLHQDAPQSKDYRFGFHRPPFNSVDHLHLHCLALPFIPRWKHVKYMSLGHHGFVEAEQLLEKIKPS